The following coding sequences lie in one Rutidosis leptorrhynchoides isolate AG116_Rl617_1_P2 chromosome 6, CSIRO_AGI_Rlap_v1, whole genome shotgun sequence genomic window:
- the LOC139851914 gene encoding GDSL lipase-like, translating into MGFKQVVVFVSCLLIHTAVCSSSQRHDLNKHAALFVFGDSLFDPGNNNFINTTTEFQANFWPYGISYFRPATGRFSDGRLIPDFIAEYAKLPLIPAYLDPQNDEFVYGANFASGGAGALVESHAGFVVDLKTQLKYLDDLEKQFRQSLGDVKTEQLMSNAVYLFSCGGNDYLSPVGNNDSILYPYTHQQYVGMVIGNLTNAFKGIYEKGGRKIGIVTVSPLSCWPSIRAKRPGNTCNQELEIITSLHNQELSKKLQQLEKQLQGFKYAKFDLSTEVSHRMNNPTKYGFKVGDSACCGSGPFGGIYSCGGMRGVQEFQLCDNTSEYFFFDSNHNSEVASRQFAELFWNGDTSVTSPYNLKALFQLQQGKSSASSQMEEI; encoded by the exons ATGGGTTTCAAACAAGTTGTAGTATTTGTTTCTTGTTTACTAATCCATACCGCAGTTTGTTCGAGTTCGCAACGTCATGATCTGAATAAACACGCCGCACTGTTTGTTTTCGGTGATTCGCTTTTCGATCCCGGTAACAACAACTTCATAAACACTACAACCGAGTTCCAAGCAAACTTTTGGCCATATGGCATATCATATTTCAGGCCTGCAACTGGCAGATTCTCTGATGGCCGTCTCATCCCTGATTTTATTG CTGAGTATGCGAAACTGCCTCTGATTCCGGCCTATCTGGACCCCCAAAATGATGAATTTGTGTATGGAGCAAACTTTGCATCTGGTGGCGCTGGTGCATTAGTTGAATCTCATGCTGGATTT gTAGTTGACCTAAAAACACAGCTAAAGTACTTGGATGATTTAGAGAAACAGTTTAGGCAAAGTTTAGGTGATGTAAAAACAGAGCAGCTGATGTCGAATGCGGTCTACCTGTTCAGCTGTGGTGGCAATGACTATCTGAGCCCCGTTGGAAACAACGATAGTATTCTTTATCCGTATACGCATCAACAATATGTGGGAATGGTCATAGGAAACTTGACTAATGCCTTCAAG GGAATCTATGAAAAAGGAGGAAGGAAGATTGGAATTGTTACGGTGTCGCCATTAAGTTGTTGGCCAAGCATTCGTGCCAAACGGCCAGGGAATACTTGCAATCAAGAACTTGAGATTATAACAAGTCTACACAATCAAGAGCTCTCAAAAAAACTACAACAGCTTGAGAAGCAGCTACAAGGATTCAAGTACGCAAAATTTGATCTGTCGACCGAAGTTAGCCACCGAATGAACAACCCGACAAAATATG GTTTTAAAGTAGGAGACAGTGCTTGTTGTGGCAGTGGTCCTTTCGGAGGGATATACAGTTGTGGAGGGATGAGAGGAGTACAAGAGTTTCAACTTTGCGATAATACTAGCGAATACTTTTTCTTCGACTCTAATCATAACAGTGAGGTCGCGAGTCGTCAATTTGCAGAGCTGTTTTGGAATGGAGATACTAGTGTCACGAGTCCTTACAATTTGAAGGCCCTGTTTCAACTTCAACAAG GGAAATCATCAGCTTCTTCCCAGATGGAAGAAATATGA